A genomic stretch from Enterobacter oligotrophicus includes:
- the ribB gene encoding 3,4-dihydroxy-2-butanone-4-phosphate synthase gives MNQTLLSSFGTSTQRVEHALDALREGRGVMVLDDENRENEGDMIFAAENMTVEQMALTIRHGSGIVCLCITEDRRKQLELPMMVENNTSAFGTGFTVTIEAAHGVTTGVSAADRLTTVRAAIADGAKPSDLHRPGHVFPLRAQAGGVLTRGGHTEATIDLVTLAGFKPAGVLCELTNDDGTMARAPECITFARLHNMPVVTIEDLVEYRQAHERKAS, from the coding sequence ATGAATCAGACGCTACTTTCCTCTTTTGGCACTTCAACTCAACGTGTTGAACATGCACTGGATGCACTGCGCGAAGGCCGCGGTGTAATGGTGCTTGACGATGAAAACCGTGAAAACGAAGGCGATATGATTTTCGCCGCCGAAAACATGACCGTTGAGCAGATGGCGCTGACCATCCGTCACGGCAGCGGCATCGTATGCCTGTGTATTACCGAAGACCGTCGTAAGCAGCTCGAACTGCCAATGATGGTTGAGAACAACACCAGCGCCTTTGGGACGGGTTTTACCGTGACCATCGAAGCCGCGCATGGTGTGACCACCGGTGTGTCTGCGGCTGACCGCCTGACCACTGTACGTGCCGCGATTGCTGATGGTGCGAAGCCTTCAGACCTGCACCGTCCTGGCCACGTCTTCCCACTGCGTGCGCAGGCGGGCGGCGTGCTGACCCGTGGCGGCCACACCGAAGCGACGATCGACCTGGTAACGCTGGCAGGCTTCAAACCTGCGGGCGTACTGTGCGAACTGACCAACGATGATGGCACCATGGCGCGCGCGCCAGAGTGCATCACCTTTGCACGTCTGCACAACATGCCGGTGGTGACCATTGAAGATCTGGTTGAATACCGCCAGGCGCATGAGCGCAAAGCCAGTTGA
- a CDS encoding type 1 fimbrial protein gives MPKLINYLFLLLLALLPLKEALALDCYLGGSGGPVEETKTISPFAIPSNAQVGQKIWESNDIKIPVTCDHNVTSDFEKEDIYAWVNPYPAPSDPYYELGVTYEGMDYDATGQPNGVDTTQCLDNNKITIYTPAQIQQMGWENRICSGNANDIHISRTFIVRIRLYVKIKAMPPHGYVSTLGDYIVVQFDGKGGVNQMSDAKNLKYHINGLNNITVLDCGATFSIYPENQEIDFGTFSARDIVNQGTRKRTFSVRTTKIQDAECSDGFKMDSSFYTNETLSDDDTALLIGNGLKLRILDGTQPYTYNQYKEYADFTGSTLQYEQTYTAELSPVPGKAIQSGPFETVVLFKINYH, from the coding sequence ATGCCAAAGCTCATTAATTATCTGTTTCTGTTGTTACTGGCGCTCTTGCCACTCAAAGAGGCGCTGGCACTTGACTGCTATCTTGGTGGTTCGGGAGGCCCCGTCGAAGAGACGAAAACAATCTCTCCTTTTGCCATTCCCAGTAATGCTCAGGTGGGTCAAAAAATTTGGGAATCAAATGACATAAAAATCCCGGTAACCTGCGACCACAACGTTACCAGCGACTTTGAAAAAGAGGATATCTATGCCTGGGTTAACCCCTATCCCGCGCCTTCAGATCCCTACTACGAGCTCGGCGTAACTTACGAAGGAATGGATTACGACGCTACAGGGCAACCTAACGGCGTGGATACGACTCAGTGCCTTGATAATAATAAAATTACGATTTATACCCCAGCACAAATTCAGCAGATGGGCTGGGAGAATCGTATCTGTTCTGGCAACGCGAACGACATTCATATATCACGCACGTTCATTGTGCGTATTCGTCTGTATGTCAAAATAAAGGCCATGCCCCCGCACGGTTACGTCAGCACGCTTGGGGACTATATCGTGGTGCAGTTTGATGGGAAAGGCGGCGTGAACCAGATGTCCGATGCGAAAAACCTCAAGTATCACATCAATGGTCTGAACAACATCACCGTGCTGGATTGCGGTGCCACCTTCAGCATCTATCCTGAAAATCAGGAGATCGACTTTGGTACGTTTAGCGCACGCGATATAGTCAACCAGGGCACACGAAAGCGTACTTTCTCGGTCAGAACGACCAAAATACAAGACGCCGAATGTTCCGATGGTTTTAAAATGGACTCATCGTTCTACACTAACGAAACGCTCAGCGATGATGACACCGCCCTGCTCATCGGCAACGGGTTAAAGCTGCGAATACTGGACGGTACCCAGCCTTACACCTACAACCAGTACAAAGAGTATGCCGATTTCACAGGCAGTACCTTGCAATACGAACAAACCTACACCGCCGAGCTGTCGCCCGTACCAGGAAAAGCCATTCAGTCCGGTCCGTTCGAAACCGTAGTGCTGTTTAAAATTAACTACCACTAG
- the ygiD gene encoding 4,5-DOPA dioxygenase extradiol yields MTSPRMPALFLGHGSPMNVLEDNVYTRAWRHLGETLPRPKAIVVVSAHWFTRGTGVTAMEAPKTIHDFGGFPQALYDTHYPAPGSPELAQQLVDLLAPVPVALDKEAWGFDHGSWGVLIKMYPDADIPMVQLSIDSTKPAAWHLEIGRKLATLRDEGIMLVASGNVVHNLRTARWHGENTPYPWATSFNGFVKENLTWKGPAEQHPLVNYLDHEGGSLSNPTPEHFLPLLYILGAWDGEEPITVPVDGIEMGSLSMLSVQVG; encoded by the coding sequence ATGACTTCTCCCCGTATGCCAGCACTGTTTTTAGGCCACGGCAGCCCAATGAACGTGCTGGAAGATAACGTCTATACCCGCGCATGGCGTCATCTGGGTGAGACGTTGCCGCGTCCGAAAGCCATTGTGGTGGTGTCTGCACACTGGTTTACCCGTGGTACAGGCGTCACCGCGATGGAAGCGCCGAAAACTATCCATGATTTTGGCGGCTTCCCGCAGGCGCTGTATGACACACATTACCCGGCACCCGGATCGCCTGAGCTGGCACAGCAACTTGTCGATTTACTGGCACCTGTTCCTGTCGCGCTGGATAAAGAGGCCTGGGGTTTTGACCACGGTTCATGGGGCGTGCTTATTAAAATGTATCCTGATGCCGATATCCCGATGGTGCAACTGAGCATCGACAGTACCAAACCGGCAGCCTGGCATCTGGAGATTGGCCGCAAGCTGGCGACGCTGCGTGATGAAGGCATCATGCTGGTGGCGAGTGGTAACGTGGTGCATAACCTGCGCACAGCGCGCTGGCACGGCGAAAATACACCCTACCCGTGGGCGACCTCCTTCAACGGCTTTGTCAAAGAAAACCTCACCTGGAAAGGCCCGGCGGAGCAGCACCCGCTGGTGAACTATCTGGATCACGAAGGTGGCTCGCTCTCTAACCCGACGCCGGAACACTTCCTGCCGCTGTTGTATATATTGGGCGCATGGGATGGTGAGGAGCCGATTACCGTCCCGGTAGACGGTATTGAGATGGGCAGTTTGAGTATGCTGTCGGTGCAGGTGGGGTAA
- the zupT gene encoding zinc transporter ZupT, with protein sequence MSVPLILTLLAGAATFIGAILGVLGQKPSNRVLAFSLGFAAGIMLLISLMEMLPAALHTEGMSPVLGYGMFVLGLLGYFALDRMLPHAHPQDLMQKSVTPIPGNIKRTAILLTLGISLHNFPEGVATYVTASSNLEMGFGVALAVALHNIPEGLAVAGPVYAATGSKRTAVFWAGISGMAEILGGVLAWLILGSLVSPVVMAAIMAAVAGIMVALSVDELMPLAKEIDPNNNPSYGVLCGMSVMGLSLVLLQTSGIG encoded by the coding sequence ATGTCAGTACCCTTGATTTTGACCCTACTTGCGGGTGCCGCTACCTTCATAGGCGCGATACTCGGCGTACTCGGCCAAAAGCCGTCTAACCGCGTGCTGGCTTTTTCTCTGGGTTTTGCCGCCGGGATCATGCTGCTCATCTCCCTGATGGAGATGCTGCCCGCAGCGCTTCACACCGAGGGAATGTCTCCGGTTCTGGGCTACGGCATGTTTGTATTAGGCCTGCTGGGTTACTTTGCCCTCGACCGCATGCTGCCGCACGCGCACCCTCAGGACTTGATGCAAAAAAGCGTTACCCCCATTCCGGGTAATATCAAACGAACGGCCATTCTGCTGACGCTCGGTATCAGCCTGCATAACTTCCCGGAAGGCGTCGCCACGTATGTCACGGCCAGCAGCAACCTGGAGATGGGTTTTGGGGTGGCGCTGGCGGTGGCCTTACACAATATTCCTGAAGGACTGGCCGTTGCCGGACCGGTTTATGCTGCGACAGGTTCAAAACGCACCGCCGTTTTCTGGGCGGGAATTTCCGGTATGGCTGAAATTCTTGGCGGCGTGCTGGCGTGGTTGATACTCGGCAGCCTGGTTTCCCCTGTTGTGATGGCCGCTATTATGGCAGCCGTTGCAGGAATTATGGTTGCGCTGTCGGTTGATGAACTCATGCCCCTGGCGAAAGAGATAGACCCTAATAATAATCCGAGTTACGGCGTGCTGTGTGGGATGTCTGTAATGGGATTAAGCCTGGTTTTACTCCAGACATCCGGCATTGGTTGA
- a CDS encoding glutathionylspermidine synthase family protein, whose translation MERVSIVERPDWREKATEYGFNFHTMYGEPYWCEDAYYTLTLAQVEKLEEVTAELHQMCLKVVEKVIDSDELMAKFRIPKHTWSFVRQSWKTSQPSLYSRLDLAWDGVGEPKLLENNADTPTSLYEAAFFQWIWLEDQVNAGNLPEGSDQFNSLQEKLIERFAELREQHGFNLLHLACCRDTVEDRGTVQYLQDCAAEAEVATEFLYIEDIGLGEKGQFTDLQDQVISNLFKLYPWEYMLREMFSTKLEDAGVRWLEPAWKSIISNKALLPMLWEMFPDHPNLLPAYFAEDDFPPMEKYVVKPIFSREGANVSIIENGKTLEAVEGPYGEEGMIVQEFYQLPKFGDSYTLIGSWLINDQPAGIGIREDRALITQDLSRFYPHIFVE comes from the coding sequence ATGGAACGAGTGAGTATTGTTGAGCGCCCGGACTGGCGCGAAAAAGCCACTGAGTACGGTTTTAACTTTCACACCATGTATGGCGAGCCGTACTGGTGTGAAGACGCCTACTACACGCTCACGCTCGCCCAGGTCGAGAAACTGGAAGAGGTGACCGCTGAGCTGCACCAGATGTGCCTGAAGGTGGTGGAAAAGGTTATCGATAGCGATGAGCTGATGGCCAAATTCCGTATCCCGAAGCATACCTGGAGCTTTGTTCGTCAGTCATGGAAAACCAGCCAGCCGTCGCTTTACTCTCGCCTTGACCTGGCCTGGGACGGTGTGGGTGAACCTAAGCTGCTGGAAAACAACGCCGATACCCCGACCTCGCTGTATGAAGCCGCGTTCTTCCAGTGGATCTGGCTGGAAGATCAGGTCAATGCAGGGAACCTGCCGGAAGGGAGCGATCAGTTCAACAGCCTGCAGGAGAAGCTGATTGAACGTTTCGCAGAACTGCGTGAACAGCATGGTTTCAACCTGCTCCATCTCGCCTGCTGTCGCGACACGGTAGAGGATCGCGGGACGGTTCAGTATCTGCAGGATTGTGCGGCTGAAGCGGAAGTCGCGACCGAATTCCTTTATATCGAGGACATCGGTCTGGGCGAGAAAGGTCAGTTCACCGATCTGCAGGATCAGGTGATCAGTAACCTGTTCAAGCTCTATCCGTGGGAATATATGCTGCGCGAGATGTTCTCCACCAAGCTGGAAGACGCTGGCGTGCGCTGGCTGGAACCGGCGTGGAAAAGCATTATTTCCAATAAAGCCCTGCTGCCGATGCTGTGGGAGATGTTCCCGGACCATCCTAACCTGCTGCCAGCATACTTTGCCGAAGACGACTTCCCGCCAATGGAAAAATACGTCGTTAAGCCGATCTTCTCCCGCGAAGGGGCGAACGTGTCGATTATCGAAAACGGCAAAACGCTGGAAGCGGTTGAAGGGCCATACGGTGAGGAAGGGATGATCGTCCAGGAATTCTATCAACTGCCGAAATTTGGCGACAGCTATACGCTGATTGGTAGCTGGCTCATCAACGATCAGCCCGCCGGGATTGGCATCCGTGAAGATCGCGCGCTGATCACGCAGGATCTGTCACGGTTCTATCCGCATATTTTTGTGGAGTAA
- the ubiK gene encoding ubiquinone biosynthesis accessory factor UbiK, translating to MIDPKKIEQIARQVHESMPKGIREFGDDVEKKIRQTLQAQLVRLDLVSREEFDVQTQVLLRTREKLALLEQRLTELENRNAPEQVKPAPAIPPVDEQE from the coding sequence ATGATTGACCCGAAAAAAATTGAACAAATCGCGCGTCAGGTTCATGAATCCATGCCGAAAGGCATTCGTGAGTTTGGCGATGACGTAGAAAAGAAAATCCGCCAGACGCTGCAGGCGCAGTTGGTTCGCCTTGATTTAGTGAGCCGTGAAGAGTTCGATGTACAGACGCAGGTTCTGCTGCGCACCCGCGAAAAGCTGGCCCTGCTGGAACAGCGTCTGACCGAGCTGGAAAACCGCAATGCGCCGGAACAAGTTAAACCGGCACCGGCCATTCCGCCGGTGGACGAGCAGGAGTAA
- the hldE gene encoding bifunctional D-glycero-beta-D-manno-heptose-7-phosphate kinase/D-glycero-beta-D-manno-heptose 1-phosphate adenylyltransferase HldE — protein sequence MKVTLPEFERAGVMVVGDVMLDRYWYGPTSRISPEAPVPVVKVDTIEERPGGAANVAMNIASLGAHSRLVGLTGIDDAARALSKSLADVNVKCDFVSVPTHPTITKLRVLSRNQQLIRLDFEEGFEGVDPEPLHERINQALGNIGALVLSDYAKGALASVQTMIQLARKASVPVLIDPKGTDFERYRGATLLTPNLSEFEAVAGKCKTEEELVERGMKIIADFELSALLVTRSEQGMTLLQPGKAPLHMPTQAQEVYDVTGAGDTVIGVLAATLAAGNSLEEACYFANAAAGVVVGKLGTSTVSPIELENAVRGRADTGFGVMSEDELKVAVAAARKRGEKVVMTNGVFDILHAGHVSYLANARKLGDRLIVAVNSDASTKRLKGETRPVNPLEQRMIVLGALEAVDWVVSFEEDTPQRLIAGILPDLLVKGGDYKPEQIAGSEEVWANGGEVMVLNFEDGCSTTNIIKKIQKDSQ from the coding sequence ATGAAAGTAACACTGCCAGAGTTTGAACGTGCTGGAGTTATGGTTGTCGGTGATGTGATGCTGGATCGCTACTGGTATGGGCCGACCAGCCGCATCTCCCCGGAAGCACCCGTTCCGGTGGTTAAAGTCGATACCATTGAGGAGCGTCCTGGCGGCGCGGCAAACGTGGCGATGAACATTGCCTCTCTGGGCGCGCATTCGCGTCTGGTCGGGTTAACCGGCATCGACGATGCGGCGCGCGCGCTGAGCAAGTCGCTGGCGGACGTGAACGTGAAGTGTGACTTCGTTTCTGTTCCGACACACCCGACCATTACCAAGCTGCGCGTGTTGTCGCGTAACCAGCAACTGATCCGCCTCGATTTTGAAGAAGGGTTTGAAGGCGTTGATCCTGAGCCGTTGCACGAGCGCATTAACCAGGCGCTGGGCAATATCGGCGCGCTGGTATTGTCCGACTACGCCAAAGGCGCGCTGGCGAGCGTGCAGACGATGATCCAACTGGCGCGTAAAGCCAGTGTGCCGGTGCTGATCGACCCGAAAGGCACCGATTTTGAGCGCTATCGTGGCGCGACGCTGCTGACGCCAAACCTTTCTGAGTTTGAAGCGGTGGCGGGCAAGTGCAAAACCGAAGAAGAGCTGGTTGAGCGCGGCATGAAAATCATCGCTGATTTCGAACTCTCTGCGCTGCTGGTGACCCGCTCCGAGCAGGGGATGACACTGCTGCAGCCGGGCAAAGCGCCGCTGCATATGCCGACTCAGGCGCAGGAAGTGTACGACGTGACCGGTGCCGGTGATACGGTGATCGGCGTGCTGGCGGCAACGCTGGCGGCGGGCAACTCCCTTGAAGAAGCGTGCTACTTCGCTAACGCGGCAGCGGGCGTGGTGGTCGGCAAGCTGGGGACATCTACCGTTTCACCAATCGAGCTGGAAAATGCCGTGCGCGGTCGCGCGGATACCGGTTTTGGCGTCATGAGCGAAGACGAACTGAAAGTGGCCGTTGCCGCGGCGCGTAAGCGCGGTGAGAAAGTGGTGATGACCAACGGTGTGTTCGACATTCTGCACGCGGGCCACGTTTCGTACCTGGCGAATGCGCGCAAGCTCGGCGATCGCCTGATTGTGGCGGTGAACAGTGATGCGTCAACGAAACGTCTTAAAGGCGAAACGCGGCCGGTGAACCCGCTGGAGCAGCGAATGATTGTGCTCGGCGCGCTGGAAGCGGTGGACTGGGTGGTGTCGTTTGAAGAAGACACGCCGCAGCGCCTGATTGCCGGTATTCTGCCGGATCTGCTGGTGAAAGGCGGCGATTACAAACCGGAGCAAATCGCGGGCAGCGAAGAGGTCTGGGCCAACGGCGGTGAGGTGATGGTGCTCAATTTTGAGGACGGGTGTTCAACCACCAACATCATCAAGAAGATCCAGAAAGACAGTCAGTAA
- a CDS encoding fimbrial protein translates to MHKGKKVLLAAVMATIFSGSAFADDQGSGKITFKGVIIDAPCSIAPDSVDKEIDLGQVTTDVINANKKSAPVPVDINLKNCQLDDPGDETADPVTKVDVTFTSAATDATDTNLMSNTYASGAQNVGVRLLDNAEANITLGSATEVALLEGSDTQTLHFKAQMEVLSGKTATAGQVESTANYVLAYK, encoded by the coding sequence ATGCATAAAGGTAAAAAGGTATTGTTAGCTGCTGTAATGGCGACCATTTTCTCTGGTTCCGCTTTTGCTGACGACCAGGGCTCAGGTAAGATCACATTCAAAGGCGTTATTATCGACGCACCATGCAGTATTGCTCCAGACAGCGTGGATAAAGAAATTGATCTTGGCCAGGTTACGACAGACGTTATCAATGCCAATAAAAAATCCGCGCCAGTTCCAGTGGATATCAATCTGAAAAACTGCCAGCTTGACGATCCAGGCGATGAAACCGCCGATCCGGTAACGAAAGTCGATGTCACATTCACCAGCGCAGCAACAGACGCTACGGATACCAACCTGATGAGCAACACCTATGCAAGCGGTGCTCAGAATGTCGGCGTTCGTCTGCTGGATAATGCTGAAGCCAACATCACCCTCGGCAGCGCTACGGAAGTGGCATTACTGGAAGGTTCAGACACTCAAACGCTGCATTTTAAAGCACAGATGGAAGTGCTGAGCGGTAAAACGGCTACTGCAGGCCAGGTTGAATCGACTGCTAACTACGTGTTGGCGTATAAATAA
- a CDS encoding molecular chaperone: MKLTPLKTLCLMLLGTALNAHAAINLDRTRIVFPENDKASSLKVDNQSKALPYLALSWIEDENGRKEDNHFMALPPIQRIEAGASSQVRIVKQAAASQLPKDRESLFYFNLREVPPRSSSAGDEHSVMQVAMQSRIKLFWRPKAITKKSGEQAEMRMEITATPKGLTVHNPTPYYITIAWLSKNAKNLLPGFDSLMIAPFATASTSTGGYHGDYYSVGYIDDYGALKKVYVKCAGAATCQLKERKVEKDAKAH; the protein is encoded by the coding sequence ATGAAATTAACCCCCTTGAAAACCCTGTGCCTGATGTTGCTCGGCACAGCCCTGAACGCCCACGCCGCCATTAACCTGGATCGCACGCGTATCGTTTTTCCGGAAAACGACAAGGCGAGCAGCCTGAAAGTCGACAACCAGAGCAAAGCCTTGCCATATCTGGCGCTCTCCTGGATTGAAGACGAAAACGGGCGTAAAGAGGACAACCATTTTATGGCCCTGCCACCGATCCAGCGTATTGAAGCGGGTGCTTCATCGCAGGTGAGGATTGTCAAACAAGCGGCAGCCAGCCAGTTACCGAAAGACAGGGAATCTCTGTTTTACTTTAACCTGCGCGAGGTTCCGCCCAGGAGCAGCAGTGCCGGCGATGAACACAGTGTGATGCAGGTGGCGATGCAAAGCCGCATCAAACTGTTCTGGCGTCCTAAAGCCATTACCAAAAAATCGGGCGAACAAGCCGAAATGCGCATGGAAATTACCGCCACACCAAAAGGTCTGACCGTACATAACCCAACGCCGTATTACATCACCATCGCCTGGCTCAGCAAAAACGCGAAAAACCTGCTGCCAGGCTTCGACAGCCTGATGATTGCCCCCTTTGCGACAGCATCAACATCCACAGGCGGCTACCACGGGGACTACTACAGCGTGGGTTACATTGATGATTACGGCGCACTTAAAAAAGTGTATGTAAAGTGCGCAGGAGCGGCAACGTGCCAGTTGAAGGAGCGGAAGGTAGAAAAAGATGCCAAAGCTCATTAA
- a CDS encoding fimbria/pilus outer membrane usher protein, whose translation MKYKLEKIIIITILLLSKVASGTEFNINAIDKDQRDSVDLTQFKDQTSIVPGRYFVTVSINDTPLANGWQLTWKQVGNTVQVCIPTELADSFGLQDKIRNSLPEKDGCVDFTSLPDIKFTFEQASQTLKITVPQAWLQYRSVDWMPPSTWDNGVAGVLLDYNLFASHYQPTSGGSSDNANTYGTAGANMGPWRLRSDYQYNQTHTESGSDHDGRFSRVYMFRPLPSIGAKLTLGETDFQSAIFDGFTYTGASLISDERMLPWSLRGYAPQISGIAQTNATVTVSLADRVIYQTKVPPGPFVIQDLNQSVQGTLDVKVTEEDGRVSTFQVSAESVPFLTRKGQVRYKIATGKARKDASHDVEDNAFMSGEFSWGMLSQTSLYGGTLADGDHYRSIAAGLGQNMAYLGALSFDVTQATSQLPGQNAQTGYSYRFNYSKRFDTTGSQLTLASYRYSDRRFLSYARFLDYDDNDNQTEKQTLSVTASQYISALSLNLYLSMLRQTWWDDSPSTTGSLTAGYNFDIGRWKNLGITVSLSRTHYEDEDEGDDNQFYLSLSVPLDPDHRLNYDLRNSDSLSQNVSWYDTSDRDNTWGVSAGTENEKADAGAQFSGNYQHYSSLGDLNVSGSYKANEYNSMSASWNGSFTGTAKGLALHRRSYGNEPRVMVSTDGIGHIPLNVSRDETNAAGIGVLPSFSSYTPASVQVNMNNLPEGVDVDNRVMTSTWTEGAIGYRQIATRAGSDIAGILRTTSGTPPLGALVRLQETGQQIGMVADDGHVWLGAVEPDQQFLVTWGDNQQCRFSLPSHLENSMQLMLPCQ comes from the coding sequence ATGAAATACAAATTAGAAAAGATAATCATCATTACTATTCTGCTATTATCAAAAGTCGCCTCTGGTACTGAATTCAATATTAATGCCATAGATAAAGATCAGCGTGACAGTGTAGATTTAACCCAATTCAAAGACCAAACGTCTATTGTGCCAGGACGTTATTTCGTCACCGTCTCAATTAATGACACTCCGCTGGCCAATGGCTGGCAACTCACCTGGAAACAGGTCGGCAACACTGTTCAGGTTTGTATTCCAACAGAGCTTGCCGATTCGTTTGGCTTGCAGGATAAAATACGTAATAGCTTGCCCGAAAAAGACGGTTGCGTTGATTTTACATCATTGCCTGATATCAAATTTACCTTTGAACAGGCAAGCCAGACCTTAAAAATTACTGTCCCCCAGGCCTGGTTACAGTACCGCTCGGTCGACTGGATGCCGCCCTCAACCTGGGACAACGGCGTCGCTGGCGTACTTCTGGATTACAACCTCTTTGCCAGCCATTACCAACCTACGAGTGGCGGCAGCTCTGATAATGCCAATACCTACGGTACTGCTGGTGCGAATATGGGCCCATGGCGGCTACGCAGTGATTACCAGTACAACCAGACGCATACCGAAAGCGGTTCAGACCACGACGGACGCTTCTCTCGTGTTTATATGTTCCGCCCGCTCCCTTCAATTGGAGCAAAGCTGACGCTCGGAGAGACGGATTTTCAGTCCGCTATTTTCGATGGATTTACCTATACCGGAGCCTCACTGATCAGCGATGAGCGCATGTTGCCATGGTCACTACGCGGCTACGCCCCACAAATATCGGGAATCGCCCAAACAAACGCTACGGTAACGGTGAGCCTTGCTGACCGCGTGATTTATCAAACGAAAGTTCCGCCGGGACCGTTTGTTATCCAGGATCTCAACCAGTCGGTGCAAGGGACGCTGGATGTCAAAGTTACAGAAGAGGATGGGCGGGTCAGTACGTTTCAGGTTTCCGCCGAATCCGTCCCTTTTTTGACACGTAAAGGGCAGGTTCGCTACAAAATCGCGACAGGTAAAGCGCGCAAAGACGCCTCGCATGATGTTGAGGATAATGCGTTTATGAGCGGCGAGTTTTCCTGGGGCATGCTGTCTCAAACGTCCTTGTATGGTGGAACCCTTGCCGATGGCGATCATTACCGCTCAATCGCCGCCGGGCTTGGACAAAATATGGCGTATCTGGGTGCGCTCTCGTTTGATGTCACTCAGGCCACAAGCCAGCTACCGGGTCAAAACGCTCAGACAGGTTATAGCTACCGCTTCAACTACAGCAAACGGTTCGACACCACAGGCAGCCAGCTTACGCTCGCCAGCTATCGCTACTCTGATCGGCGTTTCCTCAGCTACGCGCGCTTTCTGGATTATGACGACAACGACAACCAGACAGAAAAACAGACGCTGAGCGTCACGGCCAGTCAGTACATTTCAGCGCTCTCACTCAACCTTTATTTGAGCATGTTGCGACAAACCTGGTGGGATGATTCACCGTCAACGACGGGTAGCCTCACGGCGGGCTACAACTTCGATATCGGCCGCTGGAAGAACCTCGGTATTACGGTATCGTTGAGCAGAACGCATTATGAAGATGAAGACGAGGGCGATGACAATCAGTTCTACCTCTCTCTCAGCGTACCGCTCGACCCTGATCATCGCCTGAACTACGACCTTCGCAACAGCGACAGTCTGAGCCAGAACGTCTCCTGGTATGACACCTCTGATCGGGACAATACCTGGGGTGTCTCCGCAGGGACGGAGAACGAAAAAGCCGATGCTGGCGCGCAGTTCAGCGGCAACTATCAACATTACTCTTCGTTGGGCGATCTCAACGTGTCGGGTAGCTATAAAGCGAATGAATACAACTCGATGAGCGCGAGCTGGAATGGCTCCTTTACTGGCACGGCAAAAGGGCTTGCTCTCCATCGCCGCAGCTATGGTAATGAGCCACGCGTCATGGTGAGTACAGACGGCATTGGTCACATTCCGCTGAATGTCTCTCGGGATGAAACCAATGCGGCGGGTATTGGCGTACTTCCCTCGTTTTCCAGCTATACCCCGGCCAGCGTGCAGGTCAACATGAACAACCTGCCTGAGGGTGTTGACGTCGATAACCGGGTGATGACCTCAACATGGACAGAAGGCGCGATTGGTTACCGCCAAATTGCTACCCGAGCGGGTAGCGATATTGCTGGCATTTTGCGGACGACGTCCGGCACTCCTCCTCTCGGTGCCCTGGTTCGCCTGCAGGAAACCGGCCAGCAGATCGGCATGGTGGCCGACGACGGTCACGTCTGGCTGGGAGCGGTAGAGCCGGATCAACAATTCCTGGTAACCTGGGGAGACAACCAGCAGTGTCGCTTCTCGTTACCTTCACACCTTGAAAACAGTATGCAGCTGATGCTGCCATGTCAGTAA